In Tachypleus tridentatus isolate NWPU-2018 chromosome 3, ASM421037v1, whole genome shotgun sequence, the sequence tttttataaaaatcttgAATCTAGCCCTCATAATTCATATGCTTATAAAGCTTTTTTATTAAACTCAATCAAATTTACTGCATCTTCAACATCTGAAGACAGCCCATaacaaaggccaaccaccctcatagagaaatgaaactgtcttagctgaagatgactcctatcctgccagaatttatatttttgttctctaGTCCATCTGTTCTTACTTTTGAATGTAATGATACGTTGACAGTATCAGTTCACCTACATACTACAATCAGGTATCACTAACCTTTCTTTTTTAGAGAGATTTCAGcttctcctcatatgacaatccTTCCATTCCAGGTATCTTTCTGtaaccatttttaaaaaaattcaatgtcTTTGTTAAGGtaaagagcccaagactgaaaacaatatcttaaatgtggcctaaccatacaataactatacaataaaatcataacctcgttagacttgtattcagtatttctgtagatacaatatAAAGCTCTATATTTGTCCTACCTTTACTAACAGCACACAATTTGGATGGTTTCAGAGGCTGATCAACTATAACATCAACatctctttctttcatgacactgttaagaaTATTCATATCGAAATTATGCTAATAATCCACATGCAttgtcttacatttattataattaaaccccATCaaccatttatttacccaactcactGAATTATCTAAATCCTTGTGTAACTTAACAGCATGATCTACACATACAGCAATACAGAAAACCTTTATAGTCACCAAAGTCACTTATtaactattccttcatctatgtcactgatgtaaagaACAAAGACTGAGACATGAGGTATCACACTTGCAACATCAATCCAGTGTGAcaaactccatttgtaacaactctcTTAATACCTGTGCTAACGAACTGTgcttaacctgacgatgaccttggaaggtcgaaacgttgttctctccttgtcaataaaagtgttaatacccataccagccattccgagatacattttttatttcaaatgggtttctcgtcatcaaggatgtACCAAACTGAATGTTAGCTAGGCCtatagaaaaactaaatatttcatgtgctggaaaaaaacaaaacaaaaataaaatcgaATAAAATATGTGGTGTTATGATCAAAATTACAACtctaaaaaagataaaaataatgaaaatattttattaaactaaatcaGTTTTCTGTTACGAAAATGTCTTAAtactttgttctttaaaatatattaaaaatttgacATGTTATTTAAAGTACAGTTCGGGCagtaattagtttgttttaactttcgcgcaaacctacacgagggctatctacgccagttatctctaatttagaagtgtaagactagagaaaaagcagctggtcatcacacccagcgccaactcttgggttactcttttaccaacgaatagttggattgaccgtcacgttataacgcctccacagctgtttggtgtgactgggatgaTTTTGAGTCTCAGACAGCGTACATGTATACGTAATATACTTTTCACaccttgagaatacattttctatattcaaaaatgttactcAAAGAAATGAGAAATCACTTgtgaattatttctttataaacgacctaataactgataaatatttcTAAGCACTTTCGTTATTCATGtggtctataaaataaaatacttctaaTATTTCATAATGGGAACTATATTTGATAAACATGATCTCTGGTATTAAAGAATAGGCATCGTCGTCTTTGAATACGACATATGCAGTGTTAACgacatattattaaatgtttttcttggatttcatttcttaatctcacgacaaaacataattttctacatttgtttaacatgtttattatttatatttaatctatttattttcattttttttctctggGGCTTTGCGATATAAGATTTATACTGTTACTCTCTAGTCGAGTCCCAATTAGTCGATCTCTGTCACGTGACTACTCACTAGACCACTTACGAACGACTTTAGTTCATGGAATTTTCCACTACTTTTACAGGGAGggtgaaagtttaatttttcaaaaatataaaatatcggATGAAATAGAAAAAGAGAGTACAttatttaagtgttaaaaatgaataaaaaaccaGAGAAATAAAGTTCCTCCTAAACATAAAAACAGAGTACTGCCTCCCAGGAAAGCTAAAAAGTTATGTGTTAAACTAGAAAGCTTCGGTCTGACTGCTTTTTACCCAGCTGTAGAGTTGAAAGCTGAACCTGGTGACATAGTTGAAATCGATCGTACACTCTACGCACACTGGGCGATTTATGTTGGAGAAGGAAACGTAATTCATGTTTGTGGATTGAACAACGAAGATATTGCTACAGATACAGCTGTTGTTACGTTGGCAAAGTTAAGCGACGTAGCTGGATTAAGTGgtgttagaataaataataaagacgTTCCAGCTAAAGAACGTAACCTGAAGGCGTTACCACCAAAACAAGTGATAGCGAACGCGTTTGCGTGTTTGAATAAATCGGTGGAATACAACTTGTTGACTCGAAGCTGCGAACATTATGTGACTGAGTGGAAATATGGAGAAGGTTGGAGTGACCAGGTGAGTAAATATATACAACTTAGGGGTTACTCCAAACTTAACGTACTAAATATCAGCcagttatataaataattagGCTTAATTAGTTTAGCCTAGaaagatattactgttatactCGGTAAAATTAAGAATTATTAGTTTACTTGATATATTGTGTATTCAGATGCAATACAGGTCAATAACTGACTTGAACTGGACTGTACCCCTGGTCATGCTATACTGTAATTTATAGTAACACTAAAACAGTATTATTGTCTATAATTACGGTATCAGTGCCAGAATACGTTACTTTATAATACAAAGTACTGTTACTAATTTTAATCTACTAACTGAAACTGTGTTGGACCTAAATTAAGTTCTATAATTTATAAGTTCTAATACAGGTAGGCATATAGTGCATGTAAATCTGATACCTTTTACTCCTTTCGGTTATAAATTGACAGGATTTGATAAGTTATTAAGAAACTTGTTTTGTTAGACGTACACCTTTGATGGATTTTGTGAATTGTTGGGGTTTGCCGTTtgacaaaatttaaaactgaaaggTGCTGTAATATATTTAACCTTGTTTATTAGAACTAAATGAGAGACCCCTATatttaattacgttatattttctcttattataacattttagGCCTCTGTTGCAGTGAGTGTCATGAGAACACTAACAAATGACTACGA encodes:
- the LOC143245840 gene encoding phospholipase A and acyltransferase 3-like; amino-acid sequence: NQRNKVPPKHKNRVLPPRKAKKLCVKLESFGLTAFYPAVELKAEPGDIVEIDRTLYAHWAIYVGEGNVIHVCGLNNEDIATDTAVVTLAKLSDVAGLSGVRINNKDVPAKERNLKALPPKQVIANAFACLNKSVEYNLLTRSCEHYVTEWKYGEGWSDQASVAVSVMRTLTNDYEAGHSQLVNSLNTVLNCPVSPSPKSTPTTQTSAPDFTR